Part of the Kamptonema formosum PCC 6407 genome, ATTTATTAGAATCGCTGGAGATACTGGTAATTTTCGTTTTCAACACACTTGAGTAATTCTAACAGTTTCCTCATGCCGTAAGTTTCCTGTTGATACTCTTGTTTTGAAGGGTAATCTCCTAGTTTAGTAAGTACAGTTTCGCTTTCGGTAATTATCGCGTCACGAAAAAAGTCTCTGAGTTTTTGGCGAATATCCTGATTTAACTCAACTACAGGTAAAACCACATCTTCCCCATCTAAGTGCAGTTGGGTATCTCTAGATATGCCAATTTTTGCAAATTGAGATTTTGCTAACCATTCGTAAATAGATTCTGTTATTCTTACAGAATCAGATGGTTCACCATTTACTGCATAAAAGCTGATGTCAAACATGGGGATTACTCCTAAGACTTAACATCCATAAACTCACTCAAGGGAATATTTTCAGCGTAAGCTATACCCGCTTGAAAAAATTTAGCTTTACCAGGCCCAGAGATTTTGTTTGCACTCACAACTGCGATGACAGTACCAGTCTCAATAATTTCCGCGATCTCTTTTCCAGAAAGGTATGTAGTTTTGATTTCTATGTATGGTTGATTTATTGTTCTTCTATTTAAAGTTAATTGTGACTCATTGGGGTTTAAGGGATTGTATTGACTGTGAATGTTGCAGATGATTTCTTGAGCTCGCAAAGTATCATTTAGATTTAAGATCGCAATGTCTCCTTTGGGGTCATTCCCAGTGGTTCTCTGGGATGGAATCATCGCTTGAGACAACTTTCTGATAACCCAGCCAACTAAGTCTCTGTGAATTGTTAGCTGGTATATCAGCCGATCTTCATCGGTTATGGGAGCATCATCAGCCATGAGTGGATCTTTAATTTCCTATTCTGGCAAAAGTCTTAGCCTTGAACGCCAACGGATGTGCCATTAGCATACAACAAAGCTCGCTTGGGCCCGTGAATGGGATCTTCTACAATGATAGTTTGATCGCGACTTGCTCCCAAAGAGACGATCGCGATCGGTACTGCCATTAACTCTGCTAAAAACTTCAGATAATCCAAAGCTTCTTTAGGCAAATCTGCCAAAGTCCGACAGTCCTCCGTTGACTGTTTCCAACCCGGCATGGTTTCATAGATAGGCTTGCACCGTGCAAATGTTCGAGAACTACTAGGAAAATCTTCGATGCGATCGCCATCAATTTCATAAGCAACGCAAACTTTAATTTCCTCTAACTCGTCTAAAACATCTAACTTGGTAATAGCTAGACAATCTAAACCATTAATCCGCACCGCATAACGGCCAATGACAGCATCGAACCAACCGCAGCGGCGTTTACGGCCAGTTGTTGTCCCGAATTCTGCGCCGCGATCGCACAAAACTTGTCCCACTCCATCTACCATCTCTGTAGGAAAAGGCCCCTCTCCCACCCGCGTTGTGTACGCTTTCGCTACCCCGATCACGCGATCGATCATCGTCGGGCCCACACCCGCACCCACGCAAGCGCCACCCGCCACTGGATTAGAAGAAGTCACATAGGGATAAGTCCCGTGATCCAAATCTAGCAGCGTCCCTTGAGCTCCCTCAAACAGAATATTTCGCCGCTTCTGAACTGCATCGTAAATCTTCAGAGAACTATCCACAACGTGGGGACGCAACCGTTCCGCATAAGCCAAATATTCCTCAATCACCACTTCCGGGTCAAGGGGCGGCAAATCGTAGAGCTTTTCCAGAATGACGTTCTTATAATTAATCGTCCACTGTAACTGCTTCCGCAATCCGACTGCATCCATCAAGTCAAGGATGCGAATTCCCGTGCGTTCTGACTTATCAGCGTAGGTCGGGCCAATTCCCCGTCCCGTCGTCCCAATTTTATGAGTCCCGCGCCGTTCCTCCGATGCTTGGTCAATCAACCTGTGATAAGGCATCGTGACGTGGGCGGTTTGAGATATCATCAAGTTGCGCGATGAGATATTCAGCGCATCTAGCTGATCCAATTCTTCGATTAAAACCTTCGGGTCAATTACTGTCCCACTGCCGATGATACATTCCGTATCAGGATAGAGAATTCCAGAGGGGATTAAGTGCAGTTTGAAGGTCTGACCGTTTACGACAACGGTGTGACCTGCGTTTACGCCCCCTTGGTAACGTACAACGACATCTGCGGATTTGCTGAGCAAATCAGTAATTTTTCCTTTCCCTTCATCGCCCCATTGGGCACCGATCACAACTACGTTAGCCAAGGGTCTCTCACGAAACGCTAAAGTTGACACAAACTCAAATTATGCACAGATGGTGTCGCTGCTGTCAAATTAATTTTTGTTAATTTTGTTAAGCTTGAAAAAATAAAGGGGAAGTTAGTTATGACTTTACACGCTGAGTTGCACCGTCACCTGGGCGGTTCTGTAGTACCCCGGATTCTGTGGCGGTATTTTGAACGTCACGATGCTGAGATAGCTGGTCGATTTGAAGAATATTCTGAGTTTGAGCAATTTTACACCAAGCCGCGCAACACTCTGGATGAGTATTTAGAACTGCACACTATGGTAGAAAGCGTTCAGACTGCTGAAACTCTACCCTATTTTATCTATCGGTTGATGCGGGGAGCATATATTTTTGAGAATTTAGCTTATTTAGAATTGCGCTATACGCCTTATTTGCGGACACCGGAGCATTTACCGATGTCTGAGAGAATTGAGTTAATGGCGAAGATTGTGGAAATTGTCGGCAAAGCTAGTCGGGTTAGCGATTGTCCGATTGTCACTAGCCAAATTTTGTGTATGCACTCGCGTTTGCCTTTTGAGGTGAATAAGGCGATCGTAGATTTGGCGGCGGGTATGGGGGAATATGTCTGTGCTATTGATGTAGCGGGTGGTGATGCTTGTATTGCCGATCGCTTGGATGAGTTTGTGGGATTGTACCAGTATGCGCGATCGCTCGGCATCAAAACCACTGGCCATCTCTACGAAACACCTTCAGGCTGCTATCCCGAATTATTACCATATTTAATGCGAATTGGTCACGGGATTCAGATACCTTTGAAATATCCAGAATTGTTACCAGAAGTAGCAAAAATGGGGCAATGTTTGGAAGTTTGCCCGACTACTTATTTGAAGACAGGAACGCTTGCGGATTTGCGGGAATTAAAGGTAGTATTTGACCGCTGTTTTGAGGCAGGTGTTGATATTGCTATTTGCACGGATAATGCAGGTTTGCATAATGTCCGATTACCGTTTGAATACGAGACTTTGTTAACTCTGGATGTGATCGATTTTCGGCAATTACAAGCTTGTCAGAATGCGGCTTTTCGCCATGCTTTTGCTTGGCCTTATAAAGAAAGGCCAGAGGATATGTTAACAGGTTTGTTGAAGCCGGAACCTCTTCCCGCAGTCGTTCGCTAGGAGTCTATAGGGTGGGCATTTGCCTCCTTGGTGTCAACTGCCATCTGAAACCCGCCAGGGACTTAAGTCCCCCTCTTATAAATTAAGTCCTCTGAATGAGGACTGAAAAACTTTAGGACTTACGCAGGTCGTCCCAGAAACCGGGTTTTTGAGAGAATCTGTGGGTCATAACGAAGTATTTTCGTCAAAAAACCCGGTTTCTTTGGTTGGGTGCATAAATCCTGAACTTATTAGTCCTCTTCAGAGGACTTGATCTTTGAGACAGGGGTTTTAACCCCTGTCGGAATGAGGGTTTGACCTTAAGTTGACACCAATGTCTTGGCCCAGCTTCCGCAGCAGTTAAATGAGATAAAGAAGTAAAAGTGAAAAAAATAAAAATTCATCCATTTGAGGTTGTAAATGGATTGTTTACATTACAATTATAAACCGTATTTTTACTTAGGCAGGAGCACTTCTGCTGGCAATAGAATAGTAAAAGTAGAGCCCTTACCAACCTCACTTTCAACGAAGATATCTCCACCCATAATCCGAGACAACTTTTTAGTAATTGCTAACCCTAATCCAGTCCCCCCATACTCTCGTGTAGTTGAAGCATCAGCCTGAGTGAATGGTTGGAACAGTTTTTCCATTCGTTCTGGAGATATCCCAACGCCAGTATCAGTTACCTTAAATAAAATATAGAGTATGGCTGATTTGTGTTCTTCCCCATTGAGCGTTCCAGATTTCCGATACTCTTTTTCTACCTTAATAGTAATTTTACCTTTCTTTGTAAATTTGCAGGCATTACTAAGCAAATTAAATAAACTCTGACGTACCTTAGTTAAGTCAGTTTTCATATAACCAAGATTGTCTGCACAGTCAACTACCAAGACATTAGCATTTTTCTCGACCAGTGGTCGAACCATTATGATGATTTCCCTAATCAACAGTGAGATATTAACGGTTTCCAAGTAAAGTTCAACTTTGCCAGATTCAATCTTGGACAAGTCAAGAATGTCGTTAATTAGACCCAGTAAATGTGTGCCTGCACCGTGAATTCTTTTCAGGTCAGGGATTAAGTCTTCTTGAGCTAAATCTTCTGCTTCTTCTTGCAACATTTCACTATAGCCGATAATCGCATTCAGGGGGGTGCGGAGTTCATGGCTCATGTTAGCAAGAAACTGGCTTTTAGCAATATTCGCTGCTTCTGCTGCTTCTTTAGCGGCTAATAATTCCACAGTCCGTAATTTAACTTTTTCTTCTAGTAGTTGCTTCTGCTGTTCTAGTTTTCTAGTTAAATTATATAATTTTAAATGAATTCTAATTCTTGCTAACACTTCTTCACTTTGGAAGGGTTTAGAAATATAATCTACGGCTCCTACAGATAATCCATTAACTTTATTATTTGAATCAGATAAAGCGGTTAAAAAAATAATCGGAATTTCGCAGGTTAAGGGATTAGCTTTCAATCGCCGACAAGTTTCAAAACCATCAATACCAGGCATCATTATATCTAATAAAATTAGTTCTGGCTGATGATATTCTACTTGTTCAATCGCAGTTTCACCATCAATAGCAACCGAAACTTGATAACCCACATCTGTCAATATGTGGGCTAAAACTTCTAGGTTATTGGGATTATCATCTACAATCAAAATAGATTGTTCTTCTGAAATTTCACTCATAAAGCCACCAGGAATTATTCATTATTCACCCTCAGATTCCGCTAGGTATTTTTCTATGTATGTTCGCACCTGTTTAAGCTTAAAAGCTTTAGCAAATTCGCGCAGATGTTGAACAAAAGGTATAAACTCATTGTCTATCTGTTCAATTCTCGTCAACTCTTGTAGTAAATCCTTAATCAATCCCTTACGACTAAGATTATACAGTATAAGCAAGTCTTCATGTGATGGGGGCAGAACTGCAACAGCTATTTCAGAGTTTGTCAAGGCGTGTTTACTTTCCGGTTGTAATTTTTCTTCATAGATCCATTCTAAGTTCAGGAGAGTTTTGATCGCCTCTAACAGGCTATCAGCTTGGATAGGTTTGGGCAAAAATTCATTAGCTCCAACATCAATACTTTTTTGCATATCTGACTGGAATACACTGGCTGAAGACACGATCACTGATAAATTAGCAAATGGTGGCAATTTTCGCAAATTTCTAACCATTTCATGGCCATCCATAATCGGCATAGCAATATCAGTAATAACCAGGTTTGGTTGAACCTCAGCAATTTTATCCAGTCCTTCTTGACCATTTTCAGCTTCAAAAAGTATAAATCCAATAGGGCTGAGTAAATTGACAATAACAGAACGGTTTTCCCAACGGTCATCTACTACTAAAATTTTTAGCCGATCGCCTTTGAAACCAGTAATAATTCCCTGCTGAGAACTTTTAGTATTTTTTGCCCATTCCTTAGCTTCGGGTAAATCTATCTCAAAACAGAAAACACTACCTTTTCCTAATTCACTTTCAACTTCCAAGGTACTGCCCATCATATCAACAATGTTTTTGCTGATAGCTAATCCTAGTCCAGTCCCTTCTGATTGCTTCTTCATATTACCAGACTGCTCAAATGGCAAAAAGATATTTTTAATATGATCCTTGGATATACCAACTCCAGTATCTTCAACTTGAAATCGAATACGATATAAATTTACTTCCCGATCCTCACTTTCCACTTTTCGAGAGTTGATCAGAAATTTTACGCTACCTTGTTCAGTAAACTTAATCGCATTCCCCAGTAAGTTAATCAACACCTGCCGCAATCGTTTTTCATCCGTATGAATGCCAAGGGGTATTACGCCCTCAGTTTGATCTATAAAATCAATCCCTTTTTGTTCAGC contains:
- a CDS encoding adenylosuccinate synthase; this translates as MANVVVIGAQWGDEGKGKITDLLSKSADVVVRYQGGVNAGHTVVVNGQTFKLHLIPSGILYPDTECIIGSGTVIDPKVLIEELDQLDALNISSRNLMISQTAHVTMPYHRLIDQASEERRGTHKIGTTGRGIGPTYADKSERTGIRILDLMDAVGLRKQLQWTINYKNVILEKLYDLPPLDPEVVIEEYLAYAERLRPHVVDSSLKIYDAVQKRRNILFEGAQGTLLDLDHGTYPYVTSSNPVAGGACVGAGVGPTMIDRVIGVAKAYTTRVGEGPFPTEMVDGVGQVLCDRGAEFGTTTGRKRRCGWFDAVIGRYAVRINGLDCLAITKLDVLDELEEIKVCVAYEIDGDRIEDFPSSSRTFARCKPIYETMPGWKQSTEDCRTLADLPKEALDYLKFLAELMAVPIAIVSLGASRDQTIIVEDPIHGPKRALLYANGTSVGVQG
- a CDS encoding adenosine deaminase, with product MTLHAELHRHLGGSVVPRILWRYFERHDAEIAGRFEEYSEFEQFYTKPRNTLDEYLELHTMVESVQTAETLPYFIYRLMRGAYIFENLAYLELRYTPYLRTPEHLPMSERIELMAKIVEIVGKASRVSDCPIVTSQILCMHSRLPFEVNKAIVDLAAGMGEYVCAIDVAGGDACIADRLDEFVGLYQYARSLGIKTTGHLYETPSGCYPELLPYLMRIGHGIQIPLKYPELLPEVAKMGQCLEVCPTTYLKTGTLADLRELKVVFDRCFEAGVDIAICTDNAGLHNVRLPFEYETLLTLDVIDFRQLQACQNAAFRHAFAWPYKERPEDMLTGLLKPEPLPAVVR
- a CDS encoding ATP-binding response regulator codes for the protein MSEISEEQSILIVDDNPNNLEVLAHILTDVGYQVSVAIDGETAIEQVEYHQPELILLDIMMPGIDGFETCRRLKANPLTCEIPIIFLTALSDSNNKVNGLSVGAVDYISKPFQSEEVLARIRIHLKLYNLTRKLEQQKQLLEEKVKLRTVELLAAKEAAEAANIAKSQFLANMSHELRTPLNAIIGYSEMLQEEAEDLAQEDLIPDLKRIHGAGTHLLGLINDILDLSKIESGKVELYLETVNISLLIREIIIMVRPLVEKNANVLVVDCADNLGYMKTDLTKVRQSLFNLLSNACKFTKKGKITIKVEKEYRKSGTLNGEEHKSAILYILFKVTDTGVGISPERMEKLFQPFTQADASTTREYGGTGLGLAITKKLSRIMGGDIFVESEVGKGSTFTILLPAEVLLPK